A window of Nocardia arthritidis genomic DNA:
TGGATGCCCTTACCGTCGGGCGCACCGCCATCCGTCAGGTGGCCGAGGTTCGCCAACTCCTCGAATCCACCGCGGCCGGACGCCTGGCCCTCGCTCGATCGGCTCGACGATAGTGGTGCGCGACGTTCTCATCCGACGACCCGCAGCGCGCCACGGCGGCGGTGGGCCCGGACGGATGCGCAGGTGTACGTGCGCAGCAGCCATCGATCGGTACCGTCGTAACGCGGTTGAAATACCGTGCGGCCGTGGACCGTTCGCCGGTTGTCCACCAGCAGCAGGTCGCCGGGACGTGCGTGGTGACCGATCGCCGCACGGTCGAGGGCCGCGGTCAGCGCGATCATCGCCGCGGCCGCCTGACGGTCGTCGGGATCGGCGGGACGTTGGTAGATCGCGTCGAAGCAGATCTCCGGGTCGTCCTCGGGTCCGGTCAATATCGGCGCGGCGACGAGGTCGACGGGGTGCGGGAGGTCGTGTTCGGCCGAGGGCACCATGATGAACCGCGGCTGACGCAGGACCGCCGTTATCTCATCGGGCAGATCGAGGTTGCGGGCCGACGCCAGCACTGTCGCGGCCCCGGGGTGGCCGCGCAGACACAGCAATCCGAAGTAATCGCAACGGTCGTCGGTGAAACCGTCCTCGACATGCCACTGCAGCGCGGCGGTACTGCCGCCACCGTTCTGGTCGTCCTCGTGGCCGGCTACCGGGACTATGTGTTCGACAAGCCGTCCATCGATCAGTGATCGGAACGTGAACGGCTCACCCAGCGACCAGGAAACCGCCAACAGCAACAGTGCGGCGGCATCGACCACCGGTGTTGACACCGAGGGTGTCCGGGTTGCCGGAGTGGCAGGCAATCCGGCCGCACTCGCGCACAGATTCCGAACCAACAGCACATTGTGTGCGGTGCCGACGGTGCGGAAGCGGTGCAGTGCGCCGATCACACTCGACGGAAGGTAGGCAATGAGACCGGAAGCGACCTCGACGGAATCCTGCGATCCGCGGTGCGCGCAGGCCGCCCGCAGCGCCGCCGTCCAC
This region includes:
- a CDS encoding TauD/TfdA family dioxygenase, with the translated sequence MFDRLVPGEVVKLRRQEAARVWTAALRAACAHRGSQDSVEVASGLIAYLPSSVIGALHRFRTVGTAHNVLLVRNLCASAAGLPATPATRTPSVSTPVVDAAALLLLAVSWSLGEPFTFRSLIDGRLVEHIVPVAGHEDDQNGGGSTAALQWHVEDGFTDDRCDYFGLLCLRGHPGAATVLASARNLDLPDEITAVLRQPRFIMVPSAEHDLPHPVDLVAAPILTGPEDDPEICFDAIYQRPADPDDRQAAAAMIALTAALDRAAIGHHARPGDLLLVDNRRTVHGRTVFQPRYDGTDRWLLRTYTCASVRAHRRRGALRVVG